Proteins found in one Molothrus aeneus isolate 106 chromosome 20, BPBGC_Maene_1.0, whole genome shotgun sequence genomic segment:
- the HSPB1 gene encoding heat shock protein beta-1: MAERRVPFTFLRSPSWDPFRDWYHGSRLFDQSFGMPHIPEDWYKWPSGSAWPGYFRLLPRESALMPAPGSPFGQALSRQLSSGISEIRQTADSWKVTLDVNHFAPEELVVKTKDNIVEITGKHEEKQDEHGFISRCFTRKYTLPPGVEATAVRSSLSPDGMLTVEAPLPKPAIQSAEITIPVTVESQAKEPAKK, translated from the exons ATGGCCGAGCGCCGCGTCCCCTTCACCTTCCTGCgcagccccagctgggaccCCTTCCGTGACTG GTACCATGGCAGCCGCCTGTTCGACCAGTCCTTCGGGATGCCGCACATCCCCGAGGATTGGTACAAGTGGCCGAGCGGCAGCGCCTGGCCCGGCTATTtccgcctgctgccccgggagAGCGCCCTGATGCCGGCGCCGGGCTCGCCCTTTGGGCAGGCGCTGAGCCGGCAGCTGAGCAGCGGCATCTCCGAGATCCGCCAGACCGCCGACAGCTGGAAGGTCACCTTGGACGTCAACCACTTTGCACCCGAGGAGCTGGTGGTGAAAACCAAGGATAATATCGTGGAGATAACCG GCAAACACGAGGAGAAGCAGGATGAACACGGCTTCATCTCCAGGTGCTTCACCCGAAAATACAC ccttcCCCCTGGTGTGGAAGCCACGGCCGTGCGGTCCTCGCTGTCTCCCGATGGAATGCTGACGGTGGAGGCCCCCCTGCCCAAACCGGCCATCCAGTCTGCCGAAATCACCATCCCCGTCACCGTGGAGAGCCAGGCCAAGGAGCCGGCCAAGAAGTAG